The Psychroflexus sp. ALD_RP9 region ACAAATGAATTAATTATGACTTTATCAACTTTTTTACTTTTAGTTGTTATAGGTGTTTTAGGTGGCTTTGCTAGTGGTTTGTTAGGACTTGGTGGTGGTATAATAATGGTGCCATTAATGCTTATTTTTCTGAATTATTCACAACAACAAGCTCAAGGTACAAGTTTAGCTATTTTAGCTGTCCCTGTAACATTTATTTCGGCGTATAATTATTATCAAGACGGTGAAATAAATTGGAAATATGCCCTAATTATGGCGCTTTGTTTTATTGTAGGCGGTTATTTTGGATCAAAATTAGCAATTACAATTAACCAAGCGCTTTTAAAAAAAATATTTGGTGTTGTAATGTTAATTGCCGGTTTAAAAATGATTTTTGGTAAATAGATTAATTCTCGATTATGTAGCTAATTTGTTTTAAAATTAAGCGTTCACATATTTCTTTTGATGTCTCACTATCGAAATGAAAAGGCGTACTTGTTGGCCTATCAATGAGCCTGACTTTTTTGTGCTCGTCGATAAGGTAAACTACAGGCACACCTAATACATGTTTTAGCGCTTTAATTGTATAGTCATTTTTATAAATTAATTCATCGATATAGACCACATCAATTATATTAGCATATTTTCTTCCTTCTTTTCTCATCTTAGATTTCTTATCCCAGAATAATACGACAAACCTTAATTTATCTTTAAATTTTTTAGCTAGCTTATTTAAAGTAGGGATTTCACCTTCACTCGGTAAGCACCATGATGAACGCGTATGTAAATAAATAGGCGTTTTAATATCATAAAGTGCTTTTGGTTGTGCTCTAAATCGACTCCACTCAAAATTATTCATTTTTTTATTGATAAGCCGTTCTTGAATGAAGTTCTTAAATATTTGATCTACCTTATCAAAATTTTGGCTTAGATAAGCCTTTTCGATGTCGTATGAAAACTTTTTTTGATGATTTAAAATACTTTCAAAAAATAAATTATTACTTTTATTAGTGTTTTGTTGAGCACTACAAAAAAGACATAGCATAAAGTAAATAGCGATATTTATTTTCATATTTTAAAGTTAATATGTTTGAAAATTAACAATAAATTTAAATAAAATACATTTTAAAGTAACTTTTTTATGACTGACATTGGTAAATTCAGAATACTTTATCACGATATTAATAGTAATTTGCAATCTGTCATTGCTTTACTTGAATTGTCAGATTTACCTGATCATAAAAAGTACAGTCGAGTAAAACCATATTTATTAGCCATTAACTCTTTATATGCTTCTTTAACTCGCAATCAGCCTTATGAGGCAGAAGTAAATTTAAAATCTTATTTTTTAAAGTTTGAGCAGGTATTCGATTTAAGTTTAATTAGTACAATTAAGTTTAATGATCAAAACATAAACATTAACACTGCTATTAAAGCTAAAGACGCTGTGTATATAGGTTTTTTTATCTACGAATTAATTTTTTTAGTACATGTAGATAACCAAAATTTAAAGAATAATGATAATTGTTTTATATTTACTTTCCAGACTAAAAATGATAAGCTACAATTTACTTTTGAAGGTAAATCTTTAAAGCAAAGTGATCTTCTTTTAGGCATAGAAAATCAACTAAAAACTTTTACTTTGTTGAAAATTATTTATCAACAATTAAAACTAAATCATAATTTTAGTGACGATTTAGTAAAAATAGAATATAAAATATGAATGCACGCATAATGATTGTTGAAGACGATTTACCGCTCAAGCTTCAACTAGTTAAAATTTTAGAAAAAAATAATTATGATGTTATTCACAAATTTGAAAGTGTTAAAGAATGTATTGATGCTATATCTTCAATCGTTCCAGACCTCATTTTACTAGATATCAATTTAGAGGGAAAAAATGAAGGAATTCAAATTGGTAGTTATATAAGCCAAAATACCGATATTCCATTTTTTTACATCACAAACTATTCAGATTCTTCAACTTTAAGACGAATTCAAACCACAAATCCTACAGGATACTTGTCTAAGCCATTACGTGAATCAGACATACTTAACAATATTGCTGTTGCTCTGTACAATTCAAAGGCCAATGAAAATTCACCAAAAGAATTTTCTAAAGAGGAAAGTGAAGAATTTTCAAAACCCATTCAGCGTGTTATTACTTATATTAAAAATAACCTTAACAAACCAATTGATACTGATGTTCTTGTTGAGATCTCTGGTTGGAGTAAATTTCATTTTATTAGAAAATTTAATGAAGAAATAGGGACAACACCACACCAATACGTTATAGAACACCGTTTGCAAGAGGTTAAAAAGTTATTGCGAAACACAGATCTAAATATACAAGAAATTGCTAACGATTTGGGCTTTAATTCACCATCAAGTTTAAACCAGTCTTTTAAAAATAGATTTAATATTACGCCTTCAAAATATAGAAAAGAAAAGCCTTAAATTTTTTTCAACTGTTGCTTCATCATCTTAATTTGATCACCCAACATGTTATGTTT contains the following coding sequences:
- a CDS encoding TlpA family protein disulfide reductase, with product MKINIAIYFMLCLFCSAQQNTNKSNNLFFESILNHQKKFSYDIEKAYLSQNFDKVDQIFKNFIQERLINKKMNNFEWSRFRAQPKALYDIKTPIYLHTRSSWCLPSEGEIPTLNKLAKKFKDKLRFVVLFWDKKSKMRKEGRKYANIIDVVYIDELIYKNDYTIKALKHVLGVPVVYLIDEHKKVRLIDRPTSTPFHFDSETSKEICERLILKQISYIIEN
- a CDS encoding DNA-binding response regulator, translated to MNARIMIVEDDLPLKLQLVKILEKNNYDVIHKFESVKECIDAISSIVPDLILLDINLEGKNEGIQIGSYISQNTDIPFFYITNYSDSSTLRRIQTTNPTGYLSKPLRESDILNNIAVALYNSKANENSPKEFSKEESEEFSKPIQRVITYIKNNLNKPIDTDVLVEISGWSKFHFIRKFNEEIGTTPHQYVIEHRLQEVKKLLRNTDLNIQEIANDLGFNSPSSLNQSFKNRFNITPSKYRKEKP
- a CDS encoding sulfite exporter TauE/SafE family protein is translated as MTLSTFLLLVVIGVLGGFASGLLGLGGGIIMVPLMLIFLNYSQQQAQGTSLAILAVPVTFISAYNYYQDGEINWKYALIMALCFIVGGYFGSKLAITINQALLKKIFGVVMLIAGLKMIFGK